One segment of Hippopotamus amphibius kiboko isolate mHipAmp2 chromosome 2, mHipAmp2.hap2, whole genome shotgun sequence DNA contains the following:
- the NPR2 gene encoding atrial natriuretic peptide receptor 2 isoform X2 gives MALPALLLLVAALAGGVRPPGARNLTLAVVLPEHNLNYAWAWPRVGPAVALAVEALGRGLPVDLRFVSSELDGACSEYLAPLRAVDLKLYHDPDLLLGPGCVYPAAPVARFASHWRLPLLTAGAVASGFAAKNEHYRTLVRTGPSAPKLGEFVVMLHGHFNWTARAALLYLDARTDDRPHYFTIEGVYEALQGSNLSVQHQVYAREPGGPEQATHFIRANGRIVYICGPLEMLHEILLQAQRENLTNGDYVFFYLDVFGESLRAGPTRATGRPWQDNRTREQAQALREAFQTVLVITYREPPNPEYQEFQNRLLIRAREDFGVELAPSLMNLIAGCFYDGILLYAEVLNETIQEGGTREDGLRIVEKMQGRRYHGVTGLVVMDKNNDRETDFVLWAMGDLDSGDFQPAAHYSGAEKQIWWTGRPIPWVKGAPPLDNPPCAFDLDDPSCDKTPLSTLAIVALGTGITFIMFGVSSFLIFRKLMLEKELASMLWRIRWEELQFGNSERYHKGAGSRLTLSLRGSSYGSLMTAHGKYQIFANTGHFKGNVVAIKHVNKKRIELTRQVLFELKHMRDVQFNHLTRFIGACIDPPNICIVTEYCPRGSLQDILENDSINLDWMFRYSLINDLVKGMAFLHNSIIASHGSLKSSNCVVDSRFVLKITDYGLASFRSTAEPDDSHALYAKKLWTAPELLSGNPLPTTGMQKADVYSFGIILQEIALRSGPFYLEGLDLSPKEIVQKVRNGQRPYFRPSIDRTQLNEELVLLMERCWAQDAAERPDFGQIKGFIRRFNKEGGTSILDNLLLRMEQYANNLEKLVEERTQAYLEEKRKAEALLYQILPHSVAEQLKRGETVQAEAFDSVTIYFSDIVGFTALSAESTPMQVVTLLNDLYTCFDAIIDNFDVYKVETIGDAYMVVSGLPGRNGQRHAPEIARMALALLDAVSSFRIRHRPHDQLRLRIGVHTGPVCAGVVGLKMPRYCLFGDTVNTASRMESNGQALKIHVSSTTKDALDEIGCFQLELRGDVEMKGKGKMRTYWLLGEQKGPAGLL, from the exons ATGGCACTGCCGGCACTCCTGCTGTTGGTGGCAGCCCTGGCAGGTGGGGTGCGTCCTCCCGGGGCGCGGAACCTGACGCTGGCGGTGGTGCTGCCAGAACACAACCTGAACTATGCCTGGGCCTGGCCACGGGTGGGTCCCGCTGTGGCACTAGCTGTGGAGGCGCTGGGCCGGGGGCTGCCCGTGGACCTACGGTTCGTCAGCTCTGAACTAGATGGCGCCTGCTCTGAGTACCTGGCCCCGCTGCGCGCTGTGGACCTCAAGCTGTACCATGACCCTGACCTTCTGTTGGGCCCCGGTTGCGTGTACCCCGCTGCCCCTGTGGCCCGCTTTGCCTCACACTGGCGCCTTCCCCTGCTGACTGCGGGTGCTGTGGCCTCTGGTTTTGCAGCTAAGAATGAGCATTACCGTACCCTGGTGCGCACTGGCCCCTCTGCTCCCAAGCTGGGTGAGTTTGTAGTGATGCTACATGGGCACTTCAATTGGACTGCCCGTGCTGCCTTGCTGTATCTGGATGCTCGCACAGATGACCGGCCTCACTACTTCACCATCGAGGGCGTCTATGAGGCCCTGCAGGGCAGCAACCTCAGTGTGCAGCACCAGGTGTATGCCCGTGAGCCGGGGGGCCCTGAACAGGCCACCCACTTCATCCGGGCCAACGGGCGCA TTGTGTATATCTGCGGCCCTCTGGAGATGCTGCATGAGATCCTGCTTCAGGCCCAGAGGGAGAACCTGACCAACGGGGATTATGTCTTCTTTTACCTGGATGTCTTTGGGGAGAGTCTCCGTGCAGGCCCCACGCGTGCCACAGGCCGGCCCTGGCAGGACAATCGCACCCGGGAACAGGCCCAGGCCCTCAGAGAAGCATTTCAG ACGGTATTGGTCATCACATACCGAGAACCCCCGAATCCTGAATATCAGGAATTCCAGAATCGTCTTCTGATTAGAGCTCGGGAAGATTTTGGTGTGGAGCTGGCCCCTTCCCTG ATGAACCTCATTGCTGGCTGCTTCTACGATGGGATCCTGTTATATGCTGAAGTCCTGAATGAGACAATACAGGAAGGAGGCACCCGGGAAGATGGACTTCGAATTGTTGAGAAGATGCAAGGACGAAGATACCATG GTGTAACTGGACTGGTTGTTATGGACAAGAACAATGACCGGGAGACTGATTTTGTCCTGTGGGCCATGGGAGACCTGGATTCTGGGGACTTCCAG CCTGCAGCCCACTACTCAGGAGCCGAGAAGCAGATTTGGTGGACGGGACGGCCCATCCCCTGGGTGAAGGGGGCCCCCCCCTTGGACAATCCCCCCTGTGCCTTTGACTTGGACGACCCATCCTGTGATAAAA CTCCACTTTCAACTCTGGCAATTGTGGCGCTGGGCACAGGAATCACCTTCATCATGTTTGGTGTTTCCAGCTTCCTTATTTTCCG AAAACTGATGCTGGAGAAGGAGCTGGCTAGCATGTTGTGGCGCATTCGCTGGGAGGAGCTGCAGTTTGGCAATTCAGAGCGATACCATAAAGGTGCAGGCAGTCGCCTCACACTGTCGCTG CGGGGATCCAGTTACGGCTCGCTCATGACAGCCCATGGGAAATACCAGATCTTTGCCAACACCGGTCACTTCAAG GGAAATGTTGTCGCCATCAAACATGTGAATAAGAAGCGCATTGAGCTGACCCGGCAGGTTCTATTTGAACTCAAACAT atgAGAGATGTTCAGTTCAACCATCTCACTCGCTTCATTGGTGCCTGCATAGACCCTCCTAACATTTGTATCGTCACAGAGTATTGTCCTCGTGGGAGTTTACAG GATATTCTGGAAAATGACAGCATCAACTTGGACTGGATGTTTCGTTATTCACTCATTAATGACCTTGTTAAG GGCATGGCCTTTCTCCATAACAGCATTATTGCATCCCACGGGAGTCTCAAGTCCTCCAACTGTGTGGTGGATAGTCGTTTTGTGCTCAAAATCACAGACTATGGCCTGGCCAGCTTCCGATCAACTGCTGAACCTGATGACAGCCACGCCCTCTATGCCA AGAAGCTGTGGACTGCCCCAGAACTGCTCAGTGGGAACCCCTTGCCAACCACAGGCATGCAGAAGGCTGATGTCTATAGCTTTGGGATCATCTTACAGGAGATAGCCCTTCGCAGTGGTCCTTTCTACTTGGAGGGCTTGGACCTCAGCCCCAAAG AGATTGTCCAGAAGGTCCGAAATGGTCAGCGGCCTTATTTCCGGCCGAGCATTGACCGGACCCAGCTGAATGAAGAGTTAGTTTTGCTGATGGAGCGGTGTTGGGCCCAGGACGCAGCTGAGCGACCAGACTTCGGACAGATTAAGGGCTTCATTCGCCGCTTTAACAA GGAGGGTGGCACCAGCATCCTGGACAACCTCCTGTTGCGTATGGAGCAGTACGCCAACAACCTGGAGAAGCTGGTGGAGGAACGCACACAGGCCTATCTGGAGGAGAAACGCAAGGCTGAGGCTCTGCTCTACCAAATTCTACCCCA TTCAGTGGCAGAGCAGTTAAAACGGGGAGAGACTGTACAGGCCGAGGCCTTTGACAGCGTTACCATCTACTTCAGTGACATTGTTGGCTTCACAGCTTTGTCAGCAGAAAGCACCCCCATGCAG GTGGTGACACTTCTTAATGATCTGTATACCTGCTTTGATGCCATAATTGACAACTTTGACGTCTACAAG GTAGAGACGATTGGAGATGCCTACATGGTGGTATCTGGTCTCCCAGGCAGAAATGGTCAGCGCCATGCCCCGGAAATTGCTCGTATGGCCCTAGCGTTACTGGATGCAGTTTCTTCTTTCCGCATCCGCCACCGACCCCATGACCAGCTGAGGCTACGCATAGGGGTCCACACGG GGCCTGTCTGTGCTGGGGTCGTTGGCTTGAAGATGCCCCGCTATTGTCTTTTTGGAGACACAGTGAACACTGCTTCCCGAATGGAGTCTAATGGTCAAG CCCTGAAGATTCATGTCTCCTCTACCACCAAGGATGCCCTGGATGAGATAGGATGCTTCCAGCTAGAGCTTCGAGGGGATGTGGAGATGAAG ggaaaaggaaaaatgcGAACTTATTGGCTCCTAGGAGAGCAGAAAGGACCTGCTGGGCTCCTATAA
- the NPR2 gene encoding atrial natriuretic peptide receptor 2 isoform X1, which produces MALPALLLLVAALAGGVRPPGARNLTLAVVLPEHNLNYAWAWPRVGPAVALAVEALGRGLPVDLRFVSSELDGACSEYLAPLRAVDLKLYHDPDLLLGPGCVYPAAPVARFASHWRLPLLTAGAVASGFAAKNEHYRTLVRTGPSAPKLGEFVVMLHGHFNWTARAALLYLDARTDDRPHYFTIEGVYEALQGSNLSVQHQVYAREPGGPEQATHFIRANGRIVYICGPLEMLHEILLQAQRENLTNGDYVFFYLDVFGESLRAGPTRATGRPWQDNRTREQAQALREAFQTVLVITYREPPNPEYQEFQNRLLIRAREDFGVELAPSLMNLIAGCFYDGILLYAEVLNETIQEGGTREDGLRIVEKMQGRRYHGVTGLVVMDKNNDRETDFVLWAMGDLDSGDFQPAAHYSGAEKQIWWTGRPIPWVKGAPPLDNPPCAFDLDDPSCDKTPLSTLAIVALGTGITFIMFGVSSFLIFRPYRKLMLEKELASMLWRIRWEELQFGNSERYHKGAGSRLTLSLRGSSYGSLMTAHGKYQIFANTGHFKGNVVAIKHVNKKRIELTRQVLFELKHMRDVQFNHLTRFIGACIDPPNICIVTEYCPRGSLQDILENDSINLDWMFRYSLINDLVKGMAFLHNSIIASHGSLKSSNCVVDSRFVLKITDYGLASFRSTAEPDDSHALYAKKLWTAPELLSGNPLPTTGMQKADVYSFGIILQEIALRSGPFYLEGLDLSPKEIVQKVRNGQRPYFRPSIDRTQLNEELVLLMERCWAQDAAERPDFGQIKGFIRRFNKEGGTSILDNLLLRMEQYANNLEKLVEERTQAYLEEKRKAEALLYQILPHSVAEQLKRGETVQAEAFDSVTIYFSDIVGFTALSAESTPMQVVTLLNDLYTCFDAIIDNFDVYKVETIGDAYMVVSGLPGRNGQRHAPEIARMALALLDAVSSFRIRHRPHDQLRLRIGVHTGPVCAGVVGLKMPRYCLFGDTVNTASRMESNGQALKIHVSSTTKDALDEIGCFQLELRGDVEMKGKGKMRTYWLLGEQKGPAGLL; this is translated from the exons ATGGCACTGCCGGCACTCCTGCTGTTGGTGGCAGCCCTGGCAGGTGGGGTGCGTCCTCCCGGGGCGCGGAACCTGACGCTGGCGGTGGTGCTGCCAGAACACAACCTGAACTATGCCTGGGCCTGGCCACGGGTGGGTCCCGCTGTGGCACTAGCTGTGGAGGCGCTGGGCCGGGGGCTGCCCGTGGACCTACGGTTCGTCAGCTCTGAACTAGATGGCGCCTGCTCTGAGTACCTGGCCCCGCTGCGCGCTGTGGACCTCAAGCTGTACCATGACCCTGACCTTCTGTTGGGCCCCGGTTGCGTGTACCCCGCTGCCCCTGTGGCCCGCTTTGCCTCACACTGGCGCCTTCCCCTGCTGACTGCGGGTGCTGTGGCCTCTGGTTTTGCAGCTAAGAATGAGCATTACCGTACCCTGGTGCGCACTGGCCCCTCTGCTCCCAAGCTGGGTGAGTTTGTAGTGATGCTACATGGGCACTTCAATTGGACTGCCCGTGCTGCCTTGCTGTATCTGGATGCTCGCACAGATGACCGGCCTCACTACTTCACCATCGAGGGCGTCTATGAGGCCCTGCAGGGCAGCAACCTCAGTGTGCAGCACCAGGTGTATGCCCGTGAGCCGGGGGGCCCTGAACAGGCCACCCACTTCATCCGGGCCAACGGGCGCA TTGTGTATATCTGCGGCCCTCTGGAGATGCTGCATGAGATCCTGCTTCAGGCCCAGAGGGAGAACCTGACCAACGGGGATTATGTCTTCTTTTACCTGGATGTCTTTGGGGAGAGTCTCCGTGCAGGCCCCACGCGTGCCACAGGCCGGCCCTGGCAGGACAATCGCACCCGGGAACAGGCCCAGGCCCTCAGAGAAGCATTTCAG ACGGTATTGGTCATCACATACCGAGAACCCCCGAATCCTGAATATCAGGAATTCCAGAATCGTCTTCTGATTAGAGCTCGGGAAGATTTTGGTGTGGAGCTGGCCCCTTCCCTG ATGAACCTCATTGCTGGCTGCTTCTACGATGGGATCCTGTTATATGCTGAAGTCCTGAATGAGACAATACAGGAAGGAGGCACCCGGGAAGATGGACTTCGAATTGTTGAGAAGATGCAAGGACGAAGATACCATG GTGTAACTGGACTGGTTGTTATGGACAAGAACAATGACCGGGAGACTGATTTTGTCCTGTGGGCCATGGGAGACCTGGATTCTGGGGACTTCCAG CCTGCAGCCCACTACTCAGGAGCCGAGAAGCAGATTTGGTGGACGGGACGGCCCATCCCCTGGGTGAAGGGGGCCCCCCCCTTGGACAATCCCCCCTGTGCCTTTGACTTGGACGACCCATCCTGTGATAAAA CTCCACTTTCAACTCTGGCAATTGTGGCGCTGGGCACAGGAATCACCTTCATCATGTTTGGTGTTTCCAGCTTCCTTATTTTCCG TCCTTACAGAAAACTGATGCTGGAGAAGGAGCTGGCTAGCATGTTGTGGCGCATTCGCTGGGAGGAGCTGCAGTTTGGCAATTCAGAGCGATACCATAAAGGTGCAGGCAGTCGCCTCACACTGTCGCTG CGGGGATCCAGTTACGGCTCGCTCATGACAGCCCATGGGAAATACCAGATCTTTGCCAACACCGGTCACTTCAAG GGAAATGTTGTCGCCATCAAACATGTGAATAAGAAGCGCATTGAGCTGACCCGGCAGGTTCTATTTGAACTCAAACAT atgAGAGATGTTCAGTTCAACCATCTCACTCGCTTCATTGGTGCCTGCATAGACCCTCCTAACATTTGTATCGTCACAGAGTATTGTCCTCGTGGGAGTTTACAG GATATTCTGGAAAATGACAGCATCAACTTGGACTGGATGTTTCGTTATTCACTCATTAATGACCTTGTTAAG GGCATGGCCTTTCTCCATAACAGCATTATTGCATCCCACGGGAGTCTCAAGTCCTCCAACTGTGTGGTGGATAGTCGTTTTGTGCTCAAAATCACAGACTATGGCCTGGCCAGCTTCCGATCAACTGCTGAACCTGATGACAGCCACGCCCTCTATGCCA AGAAGCTGTGGACTGCCCCAGAACTGCTCAGTGGGAACCCCTTGCCAACCACAGGCATGCAGAAGGCTGATGTCTATAGCTTTGGGATCATCTTACAGGAGATAGCCCTTCGCAGTGGTCCTTTCTACTTGGAGGGCTTGGACCTCAGCCCCAAAG AGATTGTCCAGAAGGTCCGAAATGGTCAGCGGCCTTATTTCCGGCCGAGCATTGACCGGACCCAGCTGAATGAAGAGTTAGTTTTGCTGATGGAGCGGTGTTGGGCCCAGGACGCAGCTGAGCGACCAGACTTCGGACAGATTAAGGGCTTCATTCGCCGCTTTAACAA GGAGGGTGGCACCAGCATCCTGGACAACCTCCTGTTGCGTATGGAGCAGTACGCCAACAACCTGGAGAAGCTGGTGGAGGAACGCACACAGGCCTATCTGGAGGAGAAACGCAAGGCTGAGGCTCTGCTCTACCAAATTCTACCCCA TTCAGTGGCAGAGCAGTTAAAACGGGGAGAGACTGTACAGGCCGAGGCCTTTGACAGCGTTACCATCTACTTCAGTGACATTGTTGGCTTCACAGCTTTGTCAGCAGAAAGCACCCCCATGCAG GTGGTGACACTTCTTAATGATCTGTATACCTGCTTTGATGCCATAATTGACAACTTTGACGTCTACAAG GTAGAGACGATTGGAGATGCCTACATGGTGGTATCTGGTCTCCCAGGCAGAAATGGTCAGCGCCATGCCCCGGAAATTGCTCGTATGGCCCTAGCGTTACTGGATGCAGTTTCTTCTTTCCGCATCCGCCACCGACCCCATGACCAGCTGAGGCTACGCATAGGGGTCCACACGG GGCCTGTCTGTGCTGGGGTCGTTGGCTTGAAGATGCCCCGCTATTGTCTTTTTGGAGACACAGTGAACACTGCTTCCCGAATGGAGTCTAATGGTCAAG CCCTGAAGATTCATGTCTCCTCTACCACCAAGGATGCCCTGGATGAGATAGGATGCTTCCAGCTAGAGCTTCGAGGGGATGTGGAGATGAAG ggaaaaggaaaaatgcGAACTTATTGGCTCCTAGGAGAGCAGAAAGGACCTGCTGGGCTCCTATAA
- the NPR2 gene encoding atrial natriuretic peptide receptor 2 isoform X4, translated as MALPALLLLVAALAGGVRPPGARNLTLAVVLPEHNLNYAWAWPRVGPAVALAVEALGRGLPVDLRFVSSELDGACSEYLAPLRAVDLKLYHDPDLLLGPGCVYPAAPVARFASHWRLPLLTAGAVASGFAAKNEHYRTLVRTGPSAPKLGEFVVMLHGHFNWTARAALLYLDARTDDRPHYFTIEGVYEALQGSNLSVQHQVYAREPGGPEQATHFIRANGRIVYICGPLEMLHEILLQAQRENLTNGDYVFFYLDVFGESLRAGPTRATGRPWQDNRTREQAQALREAFQTVLVITYREPPNPEYQEFQNRLLIRAREDFGVELAPSLMNLIAGCFYDGILLYAEVLNETIQEGGTREDGLRIVEKMQGRRYHGVTGLVVMDKNNDRETDFVLWAMGDLDSGDFQPAAHYSGAEKQIWWTGRPIPWVKGAPPLDNPPCAFDLDDPSCDKTPLSTLAIVALGTGITFIMFGVSSFLIFRKLMLEKELASMLWRIRWEELQFGNSERYHKGAGSRLTLSLGNVVAIKHVNKKRIELTRQVLFELKHMRDVQFNHLTRFIGACIDPPNICIVTEYCPRGSLQDILENDSINLDWMFRYSLINDLVKGMAFLHNSIIASHGSLKSSNCVVDSRFVLKITDYGLASFRSTAEPDDSHALYAKKLWTAPELLSGNPLPTTGMQKADVYSFGIILQEIALRSGPFYLEGLDLSPKEIVQKVRNGQRPYFRPSIDRTQLNEELVLLMERCWAQDAAERPDFGQIKGFIRRFNKEGGTSILDNLLLRMEQYANNLEKLVEERTQAYLEEKRKAEALLYQILPHSVAEQLKRGETVQAEAFDSVTIYFSDIVGFTALSAESTPMQVVTLLNDLYTCFDAIIDNFDVYKVETIGDAYMVVSGLPGRNGQRHAPEIARMALALLDAVSSFRIRHRPHDQLRLRIGVHTGPVCAGVVGLKMPRYCLFGDTVNTASRMESNGQALKIHVSSTTKDALDEIGCFQLELRGDVEMKGKGKMRTYWLLGEQKGPAGLL; from the exons ATGGCACTGCCGGCACTCCTGCTGTTGGTGGCAGCCCTGGCAGGTGGGGTGCGTCCTCCCGGGGCGCGGAACCTGACGCTGGCGGTGGTGCTGCCAGAACACAACCTGAACTATGCCTGGGCCTGGCCACGGGTGGGTCCCGCTGTGGCACTAGCTGTGGAGGCGCTGGGCCGGGGGCTGCCCGTGGACCTACGGTTCGTCAGCTCTGAACTAGATGGCGCCTGCTCTGAGTACCTGGCCCCGCTGCGCGCTGTGGACCTCAAGCTGTACCATGACCCTGACCTTCTGTTGGGCCCCGGTTGCGTGTACCCCGCTGCCCCTGTGGCCCGCTTTGCCTCACACTGGCGCCTTCCCCTGCTGACTGCGGGTGCTGTGGCCTCTGGTTTTGCAGCTAAGAATGAGCATTACCGTACCCTGGTGCGCACTGGCCCCTCTGCTCCCAAGCTGGGTGAGTTTGTAGTGATGCTACATGGGCACTTCAATTGGACTGCCCGTGCTGCCTTGCTGTATCTGGATGCTCGCACAGATGACCGGCCTCACTACTTCACCATCGAGGGCGTCTATGAGGCCCTGCAGGGCAGCAACCTCAGTGTGCAGCACCAGGTGTATGCCCGTGAGCCGGGGGGCCCTGAACAGGCCACCCACTTCATCCGGGCCAACGGGCGCA TTGTGTATATCTGCGGCCCTCTGGAGATGCTGCATGAGATCCTGCTTCAGGCCCAGAGGGAGAACCTGACCAACGGGGATTATGTCTTCTTTTACCTGGATGTCTTTGGGGAGAGTCTCCGTGCAGGCCCCACGCGTGCCACAGGCCGGCCCTGGCAGGACAATCGCACCCGGGAACAGGCCCAGGCCCTCAGAGAAGCATTTCAG ACGGTATTGGTCATCACATACCGAGAACCCCCGAATCCTGAATATCAGGAATTCCAGAATCGTCTTCTGATTAGAGCTCGGGAAGATTTTGGTGTGGAGCTGGCCCCTTCCCTG ATGAACCTCATTGCTGGCTGCTTCTACGATGGGATCCTGTTATATGCTGAAGTCCTGAATGAGACAATACAGGAAGGAGGCACCCGGGAAGATGGACTTCGAATTGTTGAGAAGATGCAAGGACGAAGATACCATG GTGTAACTGGACTGGTTGTTATGGACAAGAACAATGACCGGGAGACTGATTTTGTCCTGTGGGCCATGGGAGACCTGGATTCTGGGGACTTCCAG CCTGCAGCCCACTACTCAGGAGCCGAGAAGCAGATTTGGTGGACGGGACGGCCCATCCCCTGGGTGAAGGGGGCCCCCCCCTTGGACAATCCCCCCTGTGCCTTTGACTTGGACGACCCATCCTGTGATAAAA CTCCACTTTCAACTCTGGCAATTGTGGCGCTGGGCACAGGAATCACCTTCATCATGTTTGGTGTTTCCAGCTTCCTTATTTTCCG AAAACTGATGCTGGAGAAGGAGCTGGCTAGCATGTTGTGGCGCATTCGCTGGGAGGAGCTGCAGTTTGGCAATTCAGAGCGATACCATAAAGGTGCAGGCAGTCGCCTCACACTGTCGCTG GGAAATGTTGTCGCCATCAAACATGTGAATAAGAAGCGCATTGAGCTGACCCGGCAGGTTCTATTTGAACTCAAACAT atgAGAGATGTTCAGTTCAACCATCTCACTCGCTTCATTGGTGCCTGCATAGACCCTCCTAACATTTGTATCGTCACAGAGTATTGTCCTCGTGGGAGTTTACAG GATATTCTGGAAAATGACAGCATCAACTTGGACTGGATGTTTCGTTATTCACTCATTAATGACCTTGTTAAG GGCATGGCCTTTCTCCATAACAGCATTATTGCATCCCACGGGAGTCTCAAGTCCTCCAACTGTGTGGTGGATAGTCGTTTTGTGCTCAAAATCACAGACTATGGCCTGGCCAGCTTCCGATCAACTGCTGAACCTGATGACAGCCACGCCCTCTATGCCA AGAAGCTGTGGACTGCCCCAGAACTGCTCAGTGGGAACCCCTTGCCAACCACAGGCATGCAGAAGGCTGATGTCTATAGCTTTGGGATCATCTTACAGGAGATAGCCCTTCGCAGTGGTCCTTTCTACTTGGAGGGCTTGGACCTCAGCCCCAAAG AGATTGTCCAGAAGGTCCGAAATGGTCAGCGGCCTTATTTCCGGCCGAGCATTGACCGGACCCAGCTGAATGAAGAGTTAGTTTTGCTGATGGAGCGGTGTTGGGCCCAGGACGCAGCTGAGCGACCAGACTTCGGACAGATTAAGGGCTTCATTCGCCGCTTTAACAA GGAGGGTGGCACCAGCATCCTGGACAACCTCCTGTTGCGTATGGAGCAGTACGCCAACAACCTGGAGAAGCTGGTGGAGGAACGCACACAGGCCTATCTGGAGGAGAAACGCAAGGCTGAGGCTCTGCTCTACCAAATTCTACCCCA TTCAGTGGCAGAGCAGTTAAAACGGGGAGAGACTGTACAGGCCGAGGCCTTTGACAGCGTTACCATCTACTTCAGTGACATTGTTGGCTTCACAGCTTTGTCAGCAGAAAGCACCCCCATGCAG GTGGTGACACTTCTTAATGATCTGTATACCTGCTTTGATGCCATAATTGACAACTTTGACGTCTACAAG GTAGAGACGATTGGAGATGCCTACATGGTGGTATCTGGTCTCCCAGGCAGAAATGGTCAGCGCCATGCCCCGGAAATTGCTCGTATGGCCCTAGCGTTACTGGATGCAGTTTCTTCTTTCCGCATCCGCCACCGACCCCATGACCAGCTGAGGCTACGCATAGGGGTCCACACGG GGCCTGTCTGTGCTGGGGTCGTTGGCTTGAAGATGCCCCGCTATTGTCTTTTTGGAGACACAGTGAACACTGCTTCCCGAATGGAGTCTAATGGTCAAG CCCTGAAGATTCATGTCTCCTCTACCACCAAGGATGCCCTGGATGAGATAGGATGCTTCCAGCTAGAGCTTCGAGGGGATGTGGAGATGAAG ggaaaaggaaaaatgcGAACTTATTGGCTCCTAGGAGAGCAGAAAGGACCTGCTGGGCTCCTATAA